The sequence gggaatctacagcgtcttgagctgaatcaAGACTTCAGAAtcaagacttcagaagtcattctgaatttttattttattttattcatgaaTAATACTGAtctctttgattttgtttttatgtccatGACAGTGCTGACAGGTGTCGGTGCCATTGACGTTACCATGCCCCAAAGTCAGTATGAGTTTGCCAGAGGTGACAACATCACACTGCCCTGCTCCTTTAAATCTGCAATTAACATAAACACTGCCGAAGCAGTTGTCATCACATGGACGGCTTTGGCTCTGGAAGCAAATGTCAAAGATGTTGGTATCTACCTTTAATCTTTGTATTTGTGATCAAAAATCATAAGaacatgtctttgtgtttttattactcTTCTAATCCTGTAATTTTCTAACAGACCCCGATCATCACTTACTACTATCCTATAAAGAAAACTAGCATCACACCCCCCTATAAAGGTCGGGTGTCCCTGGACGTGGATGTCCTGAATGGAAAGGCTAACCTAAAGCTTTCCTCCATCTCACTAGCTGACAACAAAGAGTTTGAGTGTCATGTGCAGATCCCAGATGACGAAGACGGCAACCAAGCTGCCTCCGCACGCTTGGTGGTTCTAGGTAATATATCACATGTTGTGGGCTTCCCCCTACTGTTCAGAGATATGACTGTTAAGTTAACTGGAAAGTCTATCTGCTACATGTCAGCCCTGCGCAGGGTGTGACTTGCCTTTTTATCCATTACTACTTAGGAGTTTTATAGCAATTCAGTCAAAGAGAAATCacactatatttatatttctcttttttttagtgGCTCCCTCTACGCCCGTCTGTAAGATCCAGAGAACAGCACAGTACGGCCAGGATATCACCTTAACCTGTGCATCTGCAGGAGGATCTCCAATGCCCACTTATAGCTGGAAACGTTATTGTGAGCATAATCAGCCTGTTCCTCAAGACCCCCAAATCACTGACAGTAAGTGACACTTTGATCCTTTAAAATCTTTGCTAACAAGAACAAATGTGGACATGATCAGAGCGACGCTACGCTTGGTGTAAAAGTGagctttacttttgtttcacAGCCACTGTTTGGTATTTAATATcaaaacatattaaacatgatGAAAGTGAAAGAAAGTGAGCAGTCAGATGTGCAATG comes from Astatotilapia calliptera chromosome 1, fAstCal1.2, whole genome shotgun sequence and encodes:
- the LOC113019236 gene encoding cell surface A33 antigen-like, whose product is MSMTVLTGVGAIDVTMPQSQYEFARGDNITLPCSFKSAININTAEAVVITWTALALEANVKDTPIITYYYPIKKTSITPPYKGRVSLDVDVLNGKANLKLSSISLADNKEFECHVQIPDDEDGNQAASARLVVLVAPSTPVCKIQRTAQYGQDITLTCASAGGSPMPTYSWKRYCEHNQPVPQDPQITDKDGILSLYNISKDTSGFYICTSQNKLRAATCNLTLSLMPPSVNAITTGGIIGRVLAYLIFLIIIIIIFFFCQNK